CTCCTTTCAGTCTTAGATTCTTCATCAGGAAAGCAGGGACAGCAGCCCACCTCCTGGGGCTGCTAAAAGGAATCAAATTAACACATGCTGGCACTAGGTATCATGAGGCATTTGGTTGGCGCCCCTCCATGGCCCAGGGCTCGGGTAACAGAGCAGCCCAGTGCGCCCTGTCCATCCTCATCCTCACCACCTGAGGctgagggctggggaaggagggaagatggGCAGGGGCAGGTGTGGGGACCAACAACACCCAGGCAGGGGATGGCAGGAGGGGTTCAAGGTAGGGAGCTCTGGAGAGAAGTAGTGGAAGgtggccagggagggagggaaggggaacacATGGCAGGGGATATCTGGAGGTGGGCACTGGGGGACACAGCAGGGGTCATCTGGGGCAGGTAGCCCACATGGAGGGGTGAGGCCCAGGCCCACAGGGGTCTGAGAAGGCGGCCTGAGCAGGACCTGGGTCTTGGGTTGGACTCGGGAAGCCAAGAGCCCACAGGGTCAGCCCCAGTTACACATGCTGTCATGTCTTGTGTTGGAATCATCTAGAAAACACTCCTGAGAGAAGGCATAAGACTCAAACATTTAATATTGTTGAGCACCTTTGTACAGTGAAGGTAAAGTGCTGGTTACATAAGTTATACACAGTGAGAAATAAACACTTAGAAAAATCAGCCAGCCCCAGGGCAGCAAGCAGCcaaggtgggcagggaggggatcGGTCAGAGCCCCCCCAGGTCATCTGTGAGGAAGGCCAGCAGGAAGCGGCTGACGTGCCTGTCGACGATGACAGGGGAGAAGCCCAGGACACGCCTGGCCCCTGGCAGCACCTTGGGGTCTGGAAGACAAGGGGGTCTCAGAACCCATCGAGAAGGCGCCTTCTCTCAGCCTCATGGCATCGCCAGCCCCACACCTGAGTGATGTGGGGTCCCCATGCCGAGTGGGCCTGCTTGGCACTGGCTCCCCACACAGGACCTTGACAAGGTCAGCAAGGCAGGAAAGGAACCGCAGGACTGCCACGCTGGGCCACAAGTAGGGGGCCTCAGGTGTAGGCCTCCGTCCATCCGGCAGGGCTCTGCCCCATGGTCTGGAGAGGACTGGGCTGAGGCTTGGCCAGGCAGCACCCACCTGGGGGGCAGCAGTAGACGAGGAGTGCCAGCCCTGCGGCCAGGCCGAGACAGGTCAGGAAGGCCACGGGTCCTGGGGAGAAATGCACGTGAGCAGCTCCCCAAgcccaggagggtgggaggggtccAGAGGCCTCGAGGGACAGGCTCACACCCTGTGCTGGGGTCAGCTGGGCAGGGACACACCCAGTGAGCACCCTGAGGGGGTCTGTCCAACAGGAAGCCAGGAACGGAACCCGACTTGGAATGGAGAAGCCCCCAAGGCAGAGATGGAGCCTTGGGTGGGGAACAGAGAGAAGGGACATGGGAGGCGGTTACCCCTGTCACTGAGCTCACGGCCTGCGGTGCCCGAGTCTAGCTCTGTGCAATCTGAGTTCTCTGGAAACAAAATCAC
This region of Delphinus delphis chromosome 6, mDelDel1.2, whole genome shotgun sequence genomic DNA includes:
- the CARD19 gene encoding caspase recruitment domain-containing protein 19 isoform X1, whose protein sequence is MTEQTYCDRLVQDMPFLTGLGRLSEQQVDRIILQLNRYYPQILSNKDAEKFRNPKVSLRVRLCDLLGHLQRSGERDCQEFYRALYIHAQPLHSCLPSRHALRKTRGLPDLSRPGRRAGTPRLLLPPRWVLPGQASAQSSPDHGAEPCRMDGGLHLRPPTCGPAWQSCGSFPALLTLSRSCVGSQCQAGPLGMGTPHHSGVGLAMP